In the Candidatus Hydrogenedentota bacterium genome, GGTGCAGAACTCGCGGGCGTGCTCGAGCTCCACCTTGTGCTCCTTGTGGAGGCGGTGCAGGTACTGCTCGAAAAGGATGGAGTGCGAGACGGTCTGCTGCATGCCGACCCGGATAAGGTCGCTGTCGCCCTTGAGAATGCCGTCATTGATGGGCTTGATGTCGTTGAACAGGAACTCAAGCGCGGGAATCCGGCCGCCGCCGGGTTTGGGCACCAGACGCTGGCACATGACGCACTTGACGCAGTCGCGGAGTTGAAGCCGGACCAGGTCGCGCTCGATGGGGTCGAAGAAGCTGACAATGCGGTTCACCACCTCGGAGGCGGTGTTCGAGTGCAGGGTGCTGATGACCAGGTGCCCGGTGGCGGCGGCGTTGATGGCGGCGCGGATGGTGTCCGGGTCGCGCATCTCGCCGATGAGAATCACGTCGGGGTCATGTCGCAGCGCCCCGGTGATAGCCTCGCCGAAAGAGTCCACGTCAACACCCAGGCTGCGCTGGGAGATGATGGACTTTTTGTTGATGTGCACGTACTCGACGGGGTTCTCTATCGTGAGGATGTGCACGGACCGGTTGGCGTTAATCCAGTCCACTAGCGCCGCCACCGTGGTGGTCTTGCCGCTGCCGGTCATGCCGGTCACCAGAATGAGGCCGCGGTGCGTGGCCGCCAGGGTTCGCATCTGGTCCGCGGGAATGTTCAACTCGTCAAAAGAGGGGATTTTCTCCGGCAGGAACCGGAATGTGCAGTGGGGTGCGCCGTTTTTAATAAACGCCGAGACGCGCGCAAAGCCCACACCGGCCTGATGATAACTGAAGCTTGTCTGCTTGTGGCGCTCGAACTCCTCAAAAAAGCCCACAGGGGCAATCTGCCGGATGAGCGCCGTGATTTGCGCGCCCGAAAGGGGCGTCATGATTTCGGAATGCCGCGTGTCATTGTCAATGCGGAACACGGGGTTCAGTCCGGGGGAAAGGTGCACATCGCTGGCCCGGTACTGGACCATGGCGTGAAAAAGCATCTCCACGCTTATCGGGTCCAGCTTGAACTCACCGCCCTGCACATGCCATACCTCGGGCAGGCGCAGGGCCATGCTGAGCTTGTTCAGCGCCTCGGGCACCCTCGGCTCGTGCAGCACGCCCGGGGCGGGACAATCCAGCAACAGTTCGTCCCCGTCGCGGGAAAGGGCGCAGACCCCGGCATACTCCTCAACCACTTTAACCACCGCCTCCGCCACTTCCTCTGTCTCAGGCAGGATGCGGAAACTAAACGTTTCAAAGTCACCCTTGTAGTCGGACCGCCTGGCGGTGACATGAACCTTGTCCGTCCACAGCCGGATCTCCCTGGGCGGCCCCTCCGCCCGCACGACGACCGCCTCAGTAAGACGAATGATGTTGCGCAGCGTCTGCTTCTGACCGGTGCCAAGCACATACTCCGCCATGAGCGCCTCTCTTTCCGCAGGGCCGCGCCCGCCGCAGCCTCCCTCTTTGCACCTTCATGATACACAGAAAATGCGCATACTGCAAAGGTGCGCAACCTGATAAATAACGGCTACTTCATCGTGGCGGGCGGCGGATACAGACTGTGGTACGCGGCGAGGTTGGCGAGCACTTTCTTCACATAGTCCTTCGTCTCACCAAAGGGTATGGATTCGACAAAGGCGTCCATGTCCGCGCCGGGAAACCGTTTGCGCCATTTGTCGCAGTTTCCCGGCCCGCCGTTATATGAGGCGAGCGCGTACACCAGATTCCCCCCCGAGCGGTCCAGCATGCGGCGCATGTAAAACGCGCCCATCCGGACGGAGTTTTCCGGCAGGGACAAGTGGGCCGCCTGTTCCGGTGTGATGTTCTTGTCCGTGTCGCCGAGCCATTTTGCCGTGGCGGGCATCAGTTGCATCAGCCCCGTGGCGCCCGCCCTGGAGACGATGCGCGCGCGGAAGGTGCTTTCCTGCCTGGCCACTGCAAGCACCAGATAGGGGTCCGCCCCCGCCTCTGCGGCGATACGCTGAACCACCGGCCAGAAAGCCAGCGGATACTCAAGATGCCGCCGGTCCATTGCGGGTCCCTCGGGGCCCGCCCCCCAACCCTCCGCGCGGACAAACTGGAGCAGGGTGTGCATGTGGCCGGAAACCGCAATGGCCTGGTACCAGCGCGCCCGCGCATCCCCCCTGGGCGCGCGGAGAACGCAGTCCAGCGCCTCCCATTCGCCCTCCTCAAACCCGTGCTCCCCGAAAAAAAACATGCGCGCAACGCCCGCGTCCCGCTCCGCCTCCGTGAGGGGCGGCGCGGGGGGGCGGGTCATGCCCGGGAACGCCGCCACCAGCCGTGAGCCGGCATCCGTGCCGGGCAGGGGCGGCGCCCCGCCGCCACGCAGACGGGCAAGGGCGCGGTGGGCGGCGTAAACCCCCGGTCCGGCCGCGCCCGCGCGTGACAGATAAAGTTTTTCTCCGGCGGCGTCCCCGCCCCGCGCGGCAATATCCGCGCAGAGCAGATGGGCCTCCGGCGTCTGCCGCGCGTTGGGAAAGCGCCGCCCCATCTCCGTGAACACGGCCATCGCCTCCGCTTTCCGGCCCGCCCCCATCTCGATGCCGCCGAGGGCAAATAGCGCCTCAGCGGCGCGCGCATGGCCCGGATGCCGGTCCGAAAGCGCCCGGTACAGCTTTTTCGCCCCTTCCTGGTCACCCGCGCCCGCCAGCACCCCGGCCAGCCAATAAAGCGCGTCGCCCCCGTCGCGCTCCTCCCCATAGACATTCGAGAGCACCCCCGCAAAAAGCCCGGCCGTGTCCCAGGCCTTGCGCCCGGCGGCGGAGCGCATGGCATACAGCAGCCAGACACGCATCCAGGGGTGGTCCCGGTTCGCCCGCGCAAGCGCCGTCAGGCGCGTCTCCGACTCGGGGGCGGGGCCGGGAAATGTGGCGAACAGCGAGTCGAGAATCTGCATGGCCGTGCCGCCCTTGGAGGAATCCTGGAAATGCACCGGTTCCATGTCAAAGACGGGCTTGGCCTCATCCATGGCGCCGGAACGCAGCAGGCCCCATGCGCCCAGGGCGCGGTCGGCGGGCTCTCCTGTCTGAAGCAGCGCCCGCGCCGCCTTCTTGCGCGGCTCGAGCAGGATGGTGGTCTCCACAACGTCCCGGTAAAAGGGCAGGGCCTCTTTCCGGGTGGCCGGGTCGGCGAAAAGATTCTCCGCCGCCGCCCAGGCCCAGTCGTCCATGAACCATGGACGGGGCGACACCTCCAGCGCACCCTTGAAAAGCGTCCGGGCCCCCGCACGGCCCCCCCGCTCCGCCAGGAGCCCGGCAAGCCGGCAGGAAACCATCCGCACCCAGGGGCCGTCGGGATGTTTTTTCAGCACATCCCGCCACCGGGCCTCCGCGCCGTCGGCATCCCCGGCCTTTGCGCGCGCCTGTGCGGCGCGGGAAAGGGCATAGGGCGCCAGGTCCGGGTCCGCGGCGGCGCAAGACTCATAGGCGGACACCGCGTCCGCCGGGCGGCCGGCCCGCTCGGCGGCGTCTCCGTCGAGAAACAGACGTTCTCCCGGAAAAGGCGCGGACACGCCCGCCATGGAAAACAGGCACAACGACAGGAAAAGGGCAGGACGGCAAAAACGCATTAAACTTCCAATCTTATTGCGGGGGTTCAGGGAACACGGACAGGCTTGCCGGAGGCGGCGGATTTCCAGGCGGCCTCGGTCACCTCGATCACCCGCAGCCCGATTTCGGGCGGCGTCTGCGGCACATCGCGCCCCAGAATCGCGTCCACAAAATTTGAGTCGGGGTTCTTGGCATATTTGGGCAGTTTCACTTTCACCGGCCGGCCGACGGCATCCTGCTGAATCAGGCCGAGGCCCTGCCGGTAATAAAACGCGCCCTTGCTGCCCACGATGGTGTGGTCCTCGTACCATCCGGGGGCGTTGCCGATGACGGAGAGGTTGCCTAGGGCGCCGTTTGCAAAGGTCATGGTCAGGGCGGAGTTGATGTCCACGGGCACGTCAAAGTTTTCCTGCGCTGCGAAGACCTCCCTCACCTTCATCCCGGTCACCCACATCAGGATGTCCACAAGATGGCTGCCCGAATCGTTGATTTGCCCGCCGCCGGACTCCTCCAGAATTTGGCGCCAGGTGTTGCGCGTGGCGCGCAGCCATTCCTGGGAGAGCACGGCCTGCACAAACTGCACCTCGCCCAATGCGCCCTTTTCTATCTGGGCGCGCATGTACCGGAACACGGGATCAAAATGCCGCTGGTACGAAATCATCAGCACCTGCGGGCATTTTTCCTTCAACTCCAGCAGCGCCTTGGCGTGCCTGATGGAGCAGACCATGGGTTTCTCCGTCAGCACATGCAGCCCCTGCTTCAGCGAGTTCCGGATTTGGTCGTAATGCACCATGTGCGGGCTGAGAATGAGCACCCCGTCCAGTTTCTCGGCCTTGAGCATGTCGCGGTAGTCCGTGTACACCGGCAGTTTTTCCGAACCGGGACACAGCTTGTGGAAGCGCCTGATGGATTCCGGGCTGGGATCGTTCAGCGCCGTGACCTCCGCCTTCTTTGTTTCGAGCAGCCGCTGGTAATGACCGATGGAAATCCCGCCGGCGCCGATAAAACCAATCCGCAACTTCCCAGCCATGGGTCCGACCTCCTCATCCGGAAATGTGGGCTAAAGGGCGCACAGCGCGCCCCGCCGCTCAAGCATATCCCAGCGGCGGTGGGCGGCGCATCCCAATGAGACCGGGACTAGTTCCTGGCCGCACCGCGCACGGCCTGATACGCGGAAAAGAGCCCGGCCAGCGCCAGGACTGCCAGGGTGGCCAGGGACACGGCCATCCCGGCATAGACCGGCAGGGGCCGGTACACGAATACCACCCGGCTTTCACCGGGGGGCACCGGCACTCCGCGAAACCGTCCGTTCACCCGCAACACCGGCGTGTCCTCCCCGTTGACCGTGGCCTTCCAGCCGGGCGCATGGGTGTCGGACAGCACCAGCACGGCCTGGCGCGCCGCCGCGCAGGTGAGCTCCACCCGCTCCGGAAGGCTGCGGGAAATCTGGACCGTCCCCTCCCCAACCTCACCGCCGGCCCCTTCCTGCCCGGCCTGCCCCATGAGCAGGGAGTTTTTGCCAAACTGATAGCCAATGACGCACTCGCGCTCGGGCTCGAAGCCGTCCTCCGCCATGACGGCGAGGGCGGTGCCCGAATCGGGCACCACGCGCCAGCTTCCGACAAGCCGCGCGCGTGGCAGGGCCGCGTCATTGACAAGCACCGCCACCCCGCCACCCGAGGCAAGGCGCCGCAGGCGCAGGGGGCCTCCCTGGGGGATGTTTTTCAGCCATGCGTCGTCCTCCCCCAGAACGAGTGTCCGCACGGAGGCCATATTGAGCCTGGACAGGCTGCCTGACTTGGGAGAGACCCTCAAATAAGGCCCCGCCTGCTCGGGCCATTCCCCGGCCGGCGGCATGGCGCCGTCTTGGGACTCCGTCCGCAAATCACCCCACCAGGCCGACTCCTCCGGAGTGAGCGGCAGGAATGCGCCGCCCTCCGCGGAAATCGGGGCGGACAGGCCCGCATTCGGGGTCAGGTGCGGGTCAAGGGGATGGGCGGACACCAGAACCCGGCCGTCCAGCATCTGTTCGCGCACCACCCGTATCAGCTCCGCATCGGCCGCAAGGGCGGTTTCCGGGGCGCGCAGGGGATGCTGGTAGAAATTGGCGCTGGCCGTGAACAGGTCCACAAAAAGCACCAGCGCAATGAGGCCGCCACCGAGCATGCCCGCCCAGGCATTGCGGAAGAGGGCAAAGAGCAGAAGGGCCGCCGCCACGGGCACGATTCTCCCCTTGGCCTCCGCGGGCGCCAGGACAAACAGGGCGGCCATGGCCAGAAACACCGCCAGCATGGGCGCCCATAGACGGGGCGTGCGCGGGTCGCGCCGGGGCGCCATGAGGCGGTCCACCCCCAGAGACGCGAGCACGGCGGCGCAAAATGCGGTGACCGGGCCGAACAAAGGCCAGGGGAAGCCCTCCACCCACCGCGACATCCCCCCTGAAAAGGCGAAAAGCGACAGGAGTCCGGCAATGAAAAAGAACACCGGCGCGGCACGGTGTTCCCGGTGCATGAAGGCGGCGGGAACCACCGCCAGGGCGGCGACACCGAAATAGCCCATCCGCGGAAGGAGGTCCGCGCGGGGCGCGAGCATCTGCCGGAACGCCTCCGGCAGCGACGCGGCGGAAACGCCCGCAATGTCCGCGCGAAGCAGCGCCGCGCGGGGATTCTCCAAACCCGCCATCCAAAAGGCGGCGGGCACCAGTTGCATGGCGGCGACCAGCAGGCCAAGCAGCGCCATCAACAGCAAACCCGGCCAGGGGGACGGCCCGCGATTGCCGCGCGGCCTGTTCCCGGCGTCCGCGGCGTACTCCAGGGCGCGGCACACGGCGTAGGGCGCAAGCAGGCAGAGGAATGCGACCGCCGCAGGAAATGAGCCGGAAAACATCAGCAGGGCCAGCGCCATGCCGCCCAGCACCGCCGTGGAACGCCGCGGGGCGCGGCAATGCTCGTTGACAGCCCAGAACCCGAGGGAAGCCCAGACCAAAACCGGGGCAATGTCCGGCCGGGACATGACTGCGGCGGTGGCGCCGTTGAAGGCGAACACCACACCGCCCAGGACCGCGGGCACATGACGGAGTCCAAGGGAGCGGGCAAACAGGACAAACATGAATCCCGCAAGGAACAGGCAGAGGAAGGACTGCACCGCCAAGCCAGGGCCGGGGGGCATGAACAGAAAGACCGCGTTAAGCGGCTGGAACATCCCGTTGAGAGGATCCGCCAGCCAGGGGGTGCCGCAGAGTTGACGGTCATTCCACAGGGGGAGTTCCCCGTTCCTAAGCCGTTCAAACCCGTATCCGAGCGAGGGACCCATGCGGTGGCTGAGCACGGCGTTTTCATGGGCGCGCTCCACGGCCTTTCCGCGGGGCGCCTCCACCTGTGTCCAGAAAAGGGGCGCGGCGACCAGAAAAAACAGGGCCGCCAAAAAAAGGGGGGGCAGCGGGTACCGGTTTTCGGACGCGGGGCTCAAGCGCCCGCTCCAAACCGTTTGCGGACCCCGGCGCACTGCCCGGACTTCATGGCCGCCATGATATTGGCGTGTTTTTCCATACCGTTCCTTTCCAAGAATGCCGGGCAAAAAACGCCCGCATCCTGACTGTATACCGCCGCGCCGGGATTATTTCCCCGCCGCGCGGGCCAGTGCCCGGTCCGCGTCACGCTTGAGTCCGGCGGCCGCCTCCCGCCCGGTCTTGGTGCCCGCAAGCACCTCCGAAAGCGCCCGCGCGACCAGATCGCGCACCTGCTGCCACCCCGCGATGTTCGGCTCGCCCCGCGCGAAGGCCAGACAGTCGAAGGGTTCCCTGGCCGTGTCCCACTCCGCCCAGAGTGCCTGAAGAACCGGCTGATTGAGGGCGCTGCGGCGCACGGGAAGGTAGCCGGTCTCCGCGGACCACCGGGCGGAGACCTCCGGGGTGGTGAACCATTTCACAAAGGCCCAGGCCGTCTGAATCTGCTCCGGGGTGGTGTTGAAGATAGTGACATTGGGCCCGTAGACCACTGTGGCGGGCCTGGCGGGGTCCTTCTGCGGTATGCGGGCCATGCCCAGATGGTCAATGCCCTCCCGCATCATCAGCCGGACATCGCTGCGCGCGGAACTGGTGCGGAGTGTGAAGACAATCTCCCCCTTGGCCAGGGCGACATTGTCATCATATGAGCCGGGTGGGGTGGCGTAGGCAAGCCCCTCCCGGAGAAGGGTCTCGTACAGTTCAAAGACCGCGACGGATTCGGGGGAGTCGTACAGGGTCTCCCCGTCCCGAAACACGTCGCCGCCCATGCTGTAAATCAGGCCGTTGACGGTGGAACAGTCCACATTGACGGCGTGGGCGGGTTTTCCGGTCTTTTGCCTTATCCGGCGGCACTGGGCAAGAAAGTCCTCCCAAGTCGCCGGGGGGGTGTCCAACCCCGCCGCCTCCAGCACTTTCCTGTTGAAGTACAACATCAGCACGCTCTTGTAGAGCGGAAAGGAATACATGCGCCCGCCATGCCCGCTGAATCGGTTGGACTCCAGCATGGCCGGATAGAAGTCCTCCAGCTCCGCCTGGGAGAAACCGGTATCCGGGTTTTGAACATGGGGGTCGAGGGCCACCGCCGCGCCCGTCGGGACATACTCCGAAGTCATGGGCTCATAGGAAACGGCCATGGCGGGCAGCACGCCCGCCTGGATGCTCGCGGAGACCTTTCGGAAGATGTCGGCATAGCCGCCCGCATGCTCCACCTTCACTGGCATGCCGGGATGCAGCGCGTTAAACTCCCCAACCAGCCGGCGGAGCAGTTCCCCGCTCTCAGTGATTTGGCGGTCCCAGAGCACGGCATTTCGCGGGTCCACAGGCGTGAACACACCGGGTTCCGCGGCCGGACCCCGCCGGCCGTCCCCGCACCCGGAGAGGACCGCCGCCAGCACAAGCGCCGCCGCCGCAAAATGCCGTCTTTTCATGCCTTAATCCCCGCGCCCAGCGCGCTTTCCACAAAATACCGCTGCGCCGCGAAGTATACGGCGATGGTCGGGAGGATGACAATGGCGGAGGCGCACATGAGCAGGTTGAGACGCACCCCCGCGTCGGTGGCAAAAACCGTGAGCCCCACCTGGACCACGCGCATGGACTCGTCCGCAGTGACCACCAGCGGCCATAGGAGAGCGTTATAACCGCCGAGAAAGGCGAACAGCGCCACGGTGATCATCATGGGCCGCACCAGGGGCGCGCCAATGCGGAAAAGGAAGCGGAAATGGCCGCAGCCGTCCACCCGCGCCGCGTCGTAAAAATCGGCGGGCAGGCCCGCGAAAGCCTGGCGCATCAGGAAAATGGAAAAGGCGGAGGCGCACCAGGGGACAATAAGCGCCGCGTGGGTGTTGTACCAGCCAAGACGGGTGATGAGGACAAAGTTGGGGATGAAGACCACCTCGAAAGGAACCATCATGCCGCCCATGACGACGGCGAAGAGCGCGCCGCGTCCCGGAAACCGCAGCCTGGCAAAAGCGTACCCCGCGCAGAGCGAGGTGAAAACCACCCCGGCGCAGACGGCGGCGGCCACCAGAAAAGTATTGATGAAATAGCGGCCAAAGGGCGCGGCGCGGAAGGTTTCCGGTATGTTTTCCCAGTGCCATTTACCCGGCCAGAGGCCGAGGCTCGGGGTGGTGGCGCCGAGCAGGTCCTTGAAGGCCGTGGTCACCATCCAGAGGAAGGGCCAGACCATCACACAGGAGGCCAGAACGAGCACTATATAGAGAAGCGCGCGTTTCACTGGTAGTGGACCCTTTTCCCTATAAACCGCCACTGCGCGGCGGTAAGCAGCACGATGGCCAGGGTGAGCAGTGTGGCCGACGCCGTGGCATGGCCCCAGTAGCCGTACTCGTAAAACTGGGCATAGACGTACAGAAGCATATTCCGGGTGTCCAGTGAACCGCCGCCCGCGCCCTGAGTGAGGGCGTAGAAACTGTTGAAGGCCTGAAAGGCCTTCGCGCAGCCGACCACGGCCAGAAAAAACAGGGTGGGCGAGAGCAGGGGCAGGGTGACGCTGAACAGGGTGCGGACGCGGCCCGCGCCGTCCACGCGGGCGACCTCCTCCAACTCGCGGGGAATGGCCGACAGTCCGGCAAGAAGCACAACCACCATGAAACCCATCCCGTGCCAGATATCGAAAAGCATCACACAGCAGAGCGCCAGGCTCGGGCCGAAGTCCGGGGGAACCCAGCCGCCCGTGAGCAGGTGAAGCACGCCGCGGGGCTCCAGCAGCCAGTTGGCCGGACCGAAGCCCAGCATCCCCAGCAGCAGGTTGAAAACGCCCCCCTGCGGATTGAACAGCGCCCGCCACACCATGGCGGCGGCGACAACGGAGGTGACATAGGGGAGGAAGAAGAGGGTCCTGAACAGGCCGCGCGCCCGCCCGATGCGGTGGAGGGCCAGCGCCGCCAAAAGGGCAAGCAGCAGGGTCATCGGCACCGTGCCCAGAACATAGTAGCCGGTGACCTTAAGCGCCCGCCAAAACTCGCCGTCAGAAAGGGTCTCCGCATAGTTGGCCAGACCCACAAAGGGGCCGTCCCCCCGCTTCCCCCCGCGCAGGCTCATGCCCAAAGCGGCTAGCATGGGGTACAGGGAAAAGGTGCCCAGAATGAGAAGGGCGGGGGCCGTCAGGACCAGGGCTGCGGGCCAATCACCCAGCCCCCTCCTGCGGCGCCGTTCAAGAAGATCATCCAGCCCGGCCAGCGCCGTATCGGGCAGGCCTGCCAGTATATGAAGACAGAATTTCATCAAGCCCTGTCCAAAGGGTTTCATTTGCCGGAAACGGCGGCGAGCAAATGGTCACCGCCAGACCACACCATTATTGCAGTCCGGCTT is a window encoding:
- a CDS encoding Gfo/Idh/MocA family oxidoreductase, which produces MAGKLRIGFIGAGGISIGHYQRLLETKKAEVTALNDPSPESIRRFHKLCPGSEKLPVYTDYRDMLKAEKLDGVLILSPHMVHYDQIRNSLKQGLHVLTEKPMVCSIRHAKALLELKEKCPQVLMISYQRHFDPVFRYMRAQIEKGALGEVQFVQAVLSQEWLRATRNTWRQILEESGGGQINDSGSHLVDILMWVTGMKVREVFAAQENFDVPVDINSALTMTFANGALGNLSVIGNAPGWYEDHTIVGSKGAFYYRQGLGLIQQDAVGRPVKVKLPKYAKNPDSNFVDAILGRDVPQTPPEIGLRVIEVTEAAWKSAASGKPVRVP
- a CDS encoding sugar ABC transporter permease; this encodes MKFCLHILAGLPDTALAGLDDLLERRRRRGLGDWPAALVLTAPALLILGTFSLYPMLAALGMSLRGGKRGDGPFVGLANYAETLSDGEFWRALKVTGYYVLGTVPMTLLLALLAALALHRIGRARGLFRTLFFLPYVTSVVAAAMVWRALFNPQGGVFNLLLGMLGFGPANWLLEPRGVLHLLTGGWVPPDFGPSLALCCVMLFDIWHGMGFMVVVLLAGLSAIPRELEEVARVDGAGRVRTLFSVTLPLLSPTLFFLAVVGCAKAFQAFNSFYALTQGAGGGSLDTRNMLLYVYAQFYEYGYWGHATASATLLTLAIVLLTAAQWRFIGKRVHYQ
- a CDS encoding YfhO family protein; its protein translation is MSPASENRYPLPPLFLAALFFLVAAPLFWTQVEAPRGKAVERAHENAVLSHRMGPSLGYGFERLRNGELPLWNDRQLCGTPWLADPLNGMFQPLNAVFLFMPPGPGLAVQSFLCLFLAGFMFVLFARSLGLRHVPAVLGGVVFAFNGATAAVMSRPDIAPVLVWASLGFWAVNEHCRAPRRSTAVLGGMALALLMFSGSFPAAVAFLCLLAPYAVCRALEYAADAGNRPRGNRGPSPWPGLLLMALLGLLVAAMQLVPAAFWMAGLENPRAALLRADIAGVSAASLPEAFRQMLAPRADLLPRMGYFGVAALAVVPAAFMHREHRAAPVFFFIAGLLSLFAFSGGMSRWVEGFPWPLFGPVTAFCAAVLASLGVDRLMAPRRDPRTPRLWAPMLAVFLAMAALFVLAPAEAKGRIVPVAAALLLFALFRNAWAGMLGGGLIALVLFVDLFTASANFYQHPLRAPETALAADAELIRVVREQMLDGRVLVSAHPLDPHLTPNAGLSAPISAEGGAFLPLTPEESAWWGDLRTESQDGAMPPAGEWPEQAGPYLRVSPKSGSLSRLNMASVRTLVLGEDDAWLKNIPQGGPLRLRRLASGGGVAVLVNDAALPRARLVGSWRVVPDSGTALAVMAEDGFEPERECVIGYQFGKNSLLMGQAGQEGAGGEVGEGTVQISRSLPERVELTCAAARQAVLVLSDTHAPGWKATVNGEDTPVLRVNGRFRGVPVPPGESRVVFVYRPLPVYAGMAVSLATLAVLALAGLFSAYQAVRGAARN
- a CDS encoding carbohydrate ABC transporter permease, with the protein product MKRALLYIVLVLASCVMVWPFLWMVTTAFKDLLGATTPSLGLWPGKWHWENIPETFRAAPFGRYFINTFLVAAAVCAGVVFTSLCAGYAFARLRFPGRGALFAVVMGGMMVPFEVVFIPNFVLITRLGWYNTHAALIVPWCASAFSIFLMRQAFAGLPADFYDAARVDGCGHFRFLFRIGAPLVRPMMITVALFAFLGGYNALLWPLVVTADESMRVVQVGLTVFATDAGVRLNLLMCASAIVILPTIAVYFAAQRYFVESALGAGIKA
- a CDS encoding PilT/PilU family type 4a pilus ATPase, whose protein sequence is MAEYVLGTGQKQTLRNIIRLTEAVVVRAEGPPREIRLWTDKVHVTARRSDYKGDFETFSFRILPETEEVAEAVVKVVEEYAGVCALSRDGDELLLDCPAPGVLHEPRVPEALNKLSMALRLPEVWHVQGGEFKLDPISVEMLFHAMVQYRASDVHLSPGLNPVFRIDNDTRHSEIMTPLSGAQITALIRQIAPVGFFEEFERHKQTSFSYHQAGVGFARVSAFIKNGAPHCTFRFLPEKIPSFDELNIPADQMRTLAATHRGLILVTGMTGSGKTTTVAALVDWINANRSVHILTIENPVEYVHINKKSIISQRSLGVDVDSFGEAITGALRHDPDVILIGEMRDPDTIRAAINAAATGHLVISTLHSNTASEVVNRIVSFFDPIERDLVRLQLRDCVKCVMCQRLVPKPGGGRIPALEFLFNDIKPINDGILKGDSDLIRVGMQQTVSHSILFEQYLHRLHKEHKVELEHAREFCTDVSVFDQLTMGTYSVPRLDSIKGM
- a CDS encoding transglycosylase SLT domain-containing protein codes for the protein MRFCRPALFLSLCLFSMAGVSAPFPGERLFLDGDAAERAGRPADAVSAYESCAAADPDLAPYALSRAAQARAKAGDADGAEARWRDVLKKHPDGPWVRMVSCRLAGLLAERGGRAGARTLFKGALEVSPRPWFMDDWAWAAAENLFADPATRKEALPFYRDVVETTILLEPRKKAARALLQTGEPADRALGAWGLLRSGAMDEAKPVFDMEPVHFQDSSKGGTAMQILDSLFATFPGPAPESETRLTALARANRDHPWMRVWLLYAMRSAAGRKAWDTAGLFAGVLSNVYGEERDGGDALYWLAGVLAGAGDQEGAKKLYRALSDRHPGHARAAEALFALGGIEMGAGRKAEAMAVFTEMGRRFPNARQTPEAHLLCADIAARGGDAAGEKLYLSRAGAAGPGVYAAHRALARLRGGGAPPLPGTDAGSRLVAAFPGMTRPPAPPLTEAERDAGVARMFFFGEHGFEEGEWEALDCVLRAPRGDARARWYQAIAVSGHMHTLLQFVRAEGWGAGPEGPAMDRRHLEYPLAFWPVVQRIAAEAGADPYLVLAVARQESTFRARIVSRAGATGLMQLMPATAKWLGDTDKNITPEQAAHLSLPENSVRMGAFYMRRMLDRSGGNLVYALASYNGGPGNCDKWRKRFPGADMDAFVESIPFGETKDYVKKVLANLAAYHSLYPPPATMK
- a CDS encoding ABC transporter substrate-binding protein, whose translation is MKRRHFAAAALVLAAVLSGCGDGRRGPAAEPGVFTPVDPRNAVLWDRQITESGELLRRLVGEFNALHPGMPVKVEHAGGYADIFRKVSASIQAGVLPAMAVSYEPMTSEYVPTGAAVALDPHVQNPDTGFSQAELEDFYPAMLESNRFSGHGGRMYSFPLYKSVLMLYFNRKVLEAAGLDTPPATWEDFLAQCRRIRQKTGKPAHAVNVDCSTVNGLIYSMGGDVFRDGETLYDSPESVAVFELYETLLREGLAYATPPGSYDDNVALAKGEIVFTLRTSSARSDVRLMMREGIDHLGMARIPQKDPARPATVVYGPNVTIFNTTPEQIQTAWAFVKWFTTPEVSARWSAETGYLPVRRSALNQPVLQALWAEWDTAREPFDCLAFARGEPNIAGWQQVRDLVARALSEVLAGTKTGREAAAGLKRDADRALARAAGK